A part of Solibacillus sp. FSL H8-0538 genomic DNA contains:
- a CDS encoding glycosyltransferase produces the protein MKKVLVISNMYPTEEHLAYGIFVKNQVEQLEAEGIETLLAVNTNPATGKKNVLLKYAKWALNVGKVFRANKHDIGLTHSHYVFPSGLFSYYLKQRHNIPYIVTAHGGDINKMAKKSGRIRDLTEKILQNADHVIAVGEELAQTIQQDFRVGKDRITVMSMGIDRTVFAEAPNKAEAAQKLGMDPTKINFLFVGNIIREKGVAELIKAFKKLNSSQPSKAELYCVGSTKDVNFTTQVKELAVGEPGIHFIEPMPQQELSAYFKAANVFVLPSYIEGLGLVALEAMSCGTPVIASDVGGLHYLLADEAGVLVPPKDEILLYNVLAKVVQDCGLQVNEAQVEELLQIHDAKTIITRLIALYGNYSK, from the coding sequence ATGAAAAAAGTATTAGTCATTAGCAATATGTATCCGACCGAGGAGCATTTGGCTTACGGCATTTTCGTCAAAAATCAGGTCGAGCAACTTGAAGCTGAGGGTATTGAAACATTACTTGCCGTGAATACCAATCCTGCGACGGGCAAGAAAAATGTACTGCTAAAGTATGCAAAATGGGCACTAAATGTAGGCAAGGTATTCCGGGCAAATAAACACGATATAGGCTTAACCCATAGTCATTATGTGTTCCCGAGCGGCTTGTTTAGCTATTATTTAAAGCAACGTCATAATATCCCCTATATCGTGACAGCGCATGGCGGAGATATTAATAAAATGGCGAAAAAAAGTGGACGCATTCGCGATTTAACGGAGAAAATATTGCAAAATGCAGATCATGTCATTGCGGTAGGAGAAGAGCTTGCACAAACGATTCAGCAAGACTTCCGAGTAGGAAAGGACCGCATTACGGTAATGAGCATGGGCATCGATCGTACCGTATTTGCAGAAGCACCGAATAAGGCTGAAGCTGCACAAAAACTTGGGATGGACCCAACGAAAATCAATTTCTTATTTGTCGGCAATATTATTCGTGAAAAAGGTGTGGCGGAGCTCATTAAAGCGTTTAAGAAGCTAAACAGCAGCCAACCAAGTAAAGCCGAATTGTATTGTGTTGGTTCAACGAAGGACGTTAATTTTACTACGCAAGTAAAAGAGCTTGCAGTTGGGGAACCGGGGATTCATTTTATTGAGCCGATGCCACAGCAAGAGCTTTCTGCGTATTTCAAAGCGGCCAATGTGTTTGTGCTGCCATCTTATATTGAAGGACTTGGGCTTGTTGCACTAGAGGCGATGAGTTGCGGGACGCCGGTTATTGCGTCAGATGTTGGCGGCCTTCATTATTTACTAGCTGATGAAGCGGGTGTATTAGTACCACCAAAAGACGAGATTCTACTGTATAATGTGCTGGCAAAAGTTGTCCAGGACTGCGGTCTTCAAGTAAACGAAGCGCAAGTGGAAGAGCTACTGCAAATACATGATGCAAAAACAATCATTACGCGTTTAATCGCGCTCTATGGCAATTATTCAAAGTAA